The Suricata suricatta isolate VVHF042 chromosome 4, meerkat_22Aug2017_6uvM2_HiC, whole genome shotgun sequence genome includes a region encoding these proteins:
- the TEX26 gene encoding LOW QUALITY PROTEIN: testis-expressed protein 26 (The sequence of the model RefSeq protein was modified relative to this genomic sequence to represent the inferred CDS: inserted 1 base in 1 codon; deleted 2 bases in 1 codon) has product MSWKWSVHIIILVIQARPPGIPTPPEDCLHAQDGVGAGFNSTQYDDEYVLKSHSKEDWIKTRTSKSIRSQNYDPSQGQSMASIKSHLHWKITASEEVVKKAISNQFISTTRRDFVDRSKVQKIKESSQTFLEWKKLLPRPAXTEFRRNYQVPAKIPELQDFSFKYECYSSLPVTSQGLVPSMPYSHMRNQEHKKNQTTYQSDYGKTSLDFLVILNSFTPSQITEYLQGLSYKDREILDRFIHSHYGDDMGQKNKGNS; this is encoded by the exons ATGTCCTGGAAATGGAGTGTACATATCATCATTTTGGTCATCCAG GCGAGGCCACCTGGGATTCCTACACCACCTGAGGACTGCCTTCACGCCCAGGACGGGGTCGGCGCTGGCTTTAATTCG ACACAGTACGATGATGAGTATGTTTTGAAATCACATTCTAAAGAAGATTGGATCAAAACCAGGACTTCAAAAAGTATCAGGAGCCAAAACTATGATCCCAGTCAA GGACAATCAATGGCATCAATAAAGAGCCACCTCCATTGGAAAATCACTGCTTCAGAGGAAGTGGTTAAGAAGGCAATATCAAATCAGTTTATTTCCACTACTAGAAGAGACTTTGTGGACAGATCAAAAG TTCAGAAGATTAAAGAAAGTTCTCAGACGTTTCTGGAATGGAAAAAGTTACTTCCTCGACCTG GAACTGAATTTCGACGGAATTACCAAGTTCCAGCTAAAATTCCTGAGCTGCAGGACTTTAGTTTCAAATATGAATGCTACTCAAGCCTACCAGTTACCTCTCAGGGTCTAG TCCCTTCCATGCCCTACAGCCACATGAGGAATCAAGAG CATAAAAAAAACCAGACTACGTACCAAAGCGATTACGGGAAAACCTCCCTGGATTTCTTAGTGATTTTAAACTCATTTACTCCCTCTCAAATCACAGAGTACCTTCAGGGTCTTTCCTACAAAG